Proteins from a single region of Gammaproteobacteria bacterium:
- a CDS encoding NAD(+) kinase — MTFKSIGIIGKFSDSSVAGAIRALGAHLAAKQVAVLLDADTAALFPDIRLETGSRDEIGRRCDLAVIVGGDGTLLNAARSLAPHDVPLVGINLGHLGFLTDISPGQMLECMDQILRGDYRMEERFLLGCTVTRAGAEVSAGSAFNEVVVHKRNVARMIELETYINGRYLNKLRSDGVIVSTPTGSTAYALSAGGPILDPTLDAIVIVPVCPHTMSHRPIVVDGGSEIEVIVGNGNRDHAQVTCDGQVAFDLTAGDRLCIRKQASVRLVHLPLHDHYELLRAKLNWAENPKNR; from the coding sequence GTGACTTTCAAGAGCATCGGCATCATAGGAAAATTCAGCGATTCCAGCGTCGCCGGTGCTATCCGCGCCCTGGGCGCGCACCTCGCGGCCAAGCAGGTCGCGGTGCTGCTGGACGCCGACACCGCCGCGCTGTTCCCGGACATCCGGCTGGAAACCGGCAGCCGAGACGAGATCGGGCGCCGCTGCGACCTCGCGGTGATCGTCGGCGGGGACGGTACCCTGCTCAACGCCGCCCGCTCACTCGCGCCGCACGACGTGCCGCTGGTCGGCATCAATCTCGGCCACCTGGGCTTTCTCACCGACATCTCGCCCGGGCAGATGCTCGAATGCATGGACCAGATCCTGCGCGGCGACTACCGCATGGAGGAACGGTTCCTGCTCGGCTGTACCGTCACCCGCGCAGGGGCCGAGGTCAGCGCCGGCAGCGCATTCAACGAAGTGGTGGTGCACAAGCGGAACGTCGCCCGCATGATCGAGCTGGAGACCTACATCAATGGACGCTATCTCAACAAGCTGCGCTCAGACGGCGTGATCGTCTCCACCCCGACCGGCTCCACCGCATACGCGCTGTCCGCCGGCGGCCCCATTCTCGATCCCACGCTGGACGCCATCGTCATCGTCCCGGTCTGTCCCCACACCATGAGCCACCGCCCGATCGTCGTCGACGGCGGCAGCGAGATCGAGGTGATCGTCGGCAACGGCAATCGCGACCACGCCCAGGTCACCTGCGACGGCCAGGTCGCCTTCGACCTCACCGCCGGCGACCGATTGTGCATCCGCAAGCAGGCGTCGGTGCGGCTGGTGCACCTGCCCCTGCACGACCATTACGAGTTGTTGCGCGCGAAACTGAATTGGGCGGAAAATCCGAAAAACCGCTGA
- the hrcA gene encoding heat-inducible transcription repressor HrcA, with protein MIRELNERTRHLLKVLIEIYIRDGQPVGSRTLSQESGLDLSPATIRNAMAELESFGLVASPHTSAGRIPTDKGYRMFVDSLLALEPGDSREIQRLKSLFEQGATLQGLAISVSGLLSGMTSMAGLVMVPRRERLILRHIEFVALSEQRVLAILMLNEHEAHNVVIHTGRVFTAAELERATNYMNTAFAGRDLADIRLQLMNELRDTRARMDRSMNTAILLAEQVFEQSGNREDVIVSGQTNLMEFDELSDLDRLRVLFEAFSEKRKILHLLDQCLYTQGVRVFIGKESGCNELDDCSVVTSTYAADGKVVGVLGVIGPTRMSYKRVIPLVQATAKLLTAALNQYH; from the coding sequence ATGATCAGGGAACTTAATGAACGTACCCGCCACCTGCTCAAGGTGTTGATCGAGATTTATATCCGCGATGGCCAGCCGGTCGGGTCGCGTACGCTGTCCCAGGAATCCGGGCTCGACCTCAGTCCGGCCACGATCCGCAACGCGATGGCGGAACTCGAGTCGTTCGGCCTGGTCGCTTCGCCCCATACCTCGGCCGGGCGTATTCCGACCGACAAGGGTTACCGCATGTTCGTCGATTCCCTGCTGGCGCTCGAGCCGGGCGACAGCCGCGAGATCCAGCGCCTGAAATCCCTCTTTGAACAGGGCGCAACCCTGCAGGGACTCGCCATCTCGGTCTCCGGCCTCCTGTCCGGCATGACCAGCATGGCGGGTCTGGTGATGGTGCCGCGACGCGAGCGCCTGATCCTGCGTCATATCGAATTCGTCGCCCTGTCTGAGCAGCGCGTGCTGGCGATACTCATGCTCAACGAACATGAGGCGCACAACGTGGTCATCCATACCGGCCGCGTCTTTACCGCCGCCGAGCTCGAACGGGCGACCAATTACATGAATACGGCGTTCGCCGGCAGGGACCTCGCCGATATCCGCCTGCAGCTGATGAATGAGCTGCGCGACACGCGCGCGCGCATGGATCGCTCCATGAATACCGCGATCCTCCTTGCCGAACAGGTGTTTGAGCAGAGCGGTAACCGGGAGGATGTAATCGTCTCCGGCCAGACCAACCTGATGGAATTCGACGAATTGTCGGACCTTGACCGCCTGCGTGTGCTGTTCGAAGCCTTCAGCGAGAAACGCAAGATCCTGCACCTGCTCGACCAGTGCCTGTACACCCAGGGTGTGCGCGTGTTCATCGGCAAGGAATCCGGCTGCAACGAGCTCGATGACTGCAGCGTGGTGACCTCGACCTACGCGGCGGACGGCAAGGTGGTCGGCGTGCTCGGCGTGATCGGGCCAACGCGCATGTCCTACAAGCGGGTGATACCGCTGGTGCAGGCGACGGCGAAACTGCTCACCGCGGCCTTGAATCAGTACCACTAG